In Rhodamnia argentea isolate NSW1041297 chromosome 11, ASM2092103v1, whole genome shotgun sequence, one genomic interval encodes:
- the LOC115751081 gene encoding mitochondrial import receptor subunit TOM20-like has product MDMQSDFDRILFFEHARKTAETTYAKNPLDADNLTRWGGALLELSQFQSVPDSKKMIQDAISKLEEALQVNSTRHDTLWCLGNAHTSHAFLIPDQDEAKVYFEKATRYFEQAVTEDPGNELYAKSLEVAAKAPEIHVEIHKSGLGQQVAAAGPSSSSGGMKGSKKKKTSDLKYDIFGWIILAVGIVAWVGFAKTHMPPPPPPPR; this is encoded by the exons ATGGATATGCAGAGTGACTTCGACCGCATCCTCTTCTTCGAGCACGCTCGCAAGACCGCCGAGACCACCTACGCCAAGAACCCCCTCGATGCCGAT AACTTGACTAGGTGGGGAGGAGCCTTGCTGGAGTTGTCTCAGTTTCAGAGCGTGCCggattccaaaaaaatgattcaag ATGCtatttcaaaacttgaggaGGCACTCCAGGTGAACTCCACCAGGCATGATACTCTTTGGTGTCTTGGGAATGCTCACACTTCCCATGCATTTTTAATTCCAGACCAAGATGAGGCTAAGGTTTATTTTGAGAAGGCGACTCGCTATTTTGAGCAAGCTGTCACTGAG GATCCTGGCAATGAGTTGTATGCTAAGTCTCTGGAAGTGGCTGCTAAG GCCCCGGAGATACACGTGGAGATCCACAAGTCTGGATTAGGACAACAGGTCGCAGCTGCTgggccttcatcttcttccggTGGCATGAAG ggttcaaagaaaaagaagaccagTGATCTCAAGTACGACATATTTGGCTGGATCATCCTTGCTGTCGGCATTGTCGCCTGGGTTGGGTTTGCGAAAACTCACATGCCCCCACCACCTCCTCCCCCGCGATGA
- the LOC115751083 gene encoding transcription and mRNA export factor ENY2: MRHSVNRPPTPDAAEDQENVPTLQEIINIKLIESGEKERLMELLRERLTECGWKDEMKTLCRAFIKKKGRNNVTVDELVHVITPKGRASVPDSVKGELLQRIRTFLNSAAL; encoded by the exons AT GAGACATTCGGTGAATCGCCCCCCAACGCCAGATGCAGCAGAGGATCAGGAAAACGTGCCTACTCTCCAAGAGATTATCAACATCAAG CTGATAGAAAGTGGAGAGAAGGAACGGCTGATGGAGCTGTTGAGGGAAAGGCTTACCGAGTGCGGTTGGAAAGATGAAATGAAAACGCTTTGCAG GGCttttataaagaagaaaggtAGGAACAATGTCACTGTGGATGAGCTCGTACATGTCATTACCCCTAAGGGAAGAG CCTCTGTTCCCGATTCGGTAAAGGGCGAACTGCTGCAAAGAATTCGGACATTCCTCAATTCAGCCGCTTTGTAA